One Methylobacterium oryzae DNA window includes the following coding sequences:
- a CDS encoding xanthine dehydrogenase family protein molybdopterin-binding subunit, with product MTQTFSSTGRDTFVGSPRSRIDGPAKVTGLAKYAGEFAAPDLAYGYVVSSSIAKGRITAIDSVEAEAVPGVLKVLTHENRPRTAWRDKNFQDQVAPPGSPFRALYDDLIVFSGQPVALVVAEDFETARYAASLVRVSYAMEEPGTDLEALRGTAYDPPYKRTGIKPPPEPWGDADKAFGSAPVRVQGAYSLADEHHNPLEPHASTVVVEQDGTYTVYDKIQGVSNSHQYLTNVFGLKPDQVRVLNPYLGGGFGSGLRPQYQLFLAMLAAQELKRSVRVTLTRDQLWSFTYRSEALQTIALGAEADGRLTALRHDAVQGTSQYEDYQEVVVNWSGVLYRCDNVALGYRLVKLDTPTPGDMRAPGAVTGVFAIETAMDELAYATGLDPIDLRLRNYAESDATAEGKPFGSKELKSCFRQGAERFGWAKRSPEPRSMREGRELVGWGVATGIWESMMMQSSAIATLTPDGRLTVGNSTGDIGTGTYTILTQIAADTLGLPMDAVTTKLGDTRLPEAPVAGGSWTAASSGTAVMKACRNVGAQVFKLARAMENSPLANVDFDRAVFADGRIAVAGDPGRSVSLVEVLQAAGVDKVEAVEEAGPDKDFNQKYEAYTHSAIFAEVKVDEELGQVRVTRIVSAIAAGKVLNPKTARSQILGGVVMGIGSALEEESMLDHRIGRFMNHNLGEYHVPVHADIYDIDVIFVEEEDKANPLGVKGLGEIGIVGTAAAIANAVFHATGRRVRDLPITVDKLL from the coding sequence ATGACACAGACCTTCAGCTCCACCGGCCGCGACACCTTCGTCGGCAGCCCGCGCAGCCGCATCGACGGGCCCGCCAAGGTGACCGGGCTCGCCAAGTACGCGGGCGAGTTCGCCGCGCCCGACCTCGCCTACGGCTATGTGGTGTCGAGTTCGATCGCCAAGGGCCGGATCACCGCCATCGACTCGGTCGAGGCCGAGGCGGTGCCGGGCGTCCTCAAGGTCCTGACCCACGAGAACCGGCCGCGGACCGCGTGGCGGGACAAGAACTTCCAGGACCAGGTGGCGCCCCCCGGCTCGCCGTTCCGCGCCCTCTACGACGACCTGATCGTGTTCAGCGGCCAGCCGGTCGCCCTGGTGGTGGCGGAGGATTTCGAGACCGCGCGCTACGCCGCGTCCCTCGTCCGCGTGAGCTACGCGATGGAGGAGCCCGGGACCGACCTGGAAGCCCTGCGCGGCACCGCCTACGACCCGCCCTACAAGCGCACGGGCATCAAGCCGCCGCCGGAGCCCTGGGGCGACGCCGACAAGGCGTTCGGCAGCGCGCCGGTCCGCGTGCAGGGCGCCTACAGCCTCGCCGACGAGCACCACAACCCGTTGGAGCCGCACGCCTCCACGGTGGTGGTCGAGCAGGACGGCACCTACACGGTCTACGACAAGATCCAGGGCGTCTCGAACAGCCACCAGTATCTCACCAACGTCTTCGGCCTGAAGCCCGATCAGGTCCGGGTGCTCAACCCCTATCTCGGCGGCGGCTTCGGCTCGGGCCTGCGCCCGCAGTACCAGCTGTTCCTGGCGATGCTGGCCGCCCAGGAGCTGAAGCGCTCCGTGCGCGTGACCCTGACCCGCGACCAGCTGTGGAGCTTCACCTACCGGTCCGAGGCGCTGCAGACGATCGCGCTCGGCGCCGAGGCCGACGGGAGGCTGACGGCCCTGCGCCACGACGCCGTCCAGGGCACCTCGCAGTACGAGGATTACCAGGAGGTCGTCGTCAACTGGTCGGGCGTCCTCTACCGGTGCGACAACGTCGCCCTCGGCTACCGGCTGGTGAAGCTCGACACGCCGACGCCCGGCGACATGCGCGCCCCCGGCGCGGTGACCGGCGTCTTCGCCATCGAGACCGCGATGGACGAACTCGCCTACGCGACCGGGCTCGACCCGATCGACCTGCGGCTGAGGAACTACGCCGAGTCCGACGCCACCGCCGAGGGCAAGCCGTTCGGCTCGAAGGAGCTGAAGAGCTGCTTCCGGCAGGGCGCCGAGCGGTTCGGCTGGGCGAAGCGCAGCCCTGAGCCCCGCTCCATGCGCGAGGGCCGGGAGCTGGTCGGCTGGGGCGTGGCCACCGGCATCTGGGAATCGATGATGATGCAGTCGAGCGCCATCGCGACCCTGACGCCGGACGGCCGCCTGACGGTCGGCAACTCCACCGGCGACATCGGCACCGGCACCTACACGATCCTGACGCAGATCGCGGCCGACACGCTGGGCCTGCCGATGGACGCGGTCACCACCAAGCTCGGCGACACCCGCCTGCCGGAGGCCCCGGTCGCTGGCGGCTCGTGGACGGCCGCCTCCTCGGGTACCGCCGTGATGAAGGCCTGCCGCAACGTCGGCGCGCAGGTGTTCAAGCTCGCCCGCGCCATGGAGAACTCGCCGCTGGCCAACGTCGACTTCGACCGCGCCGTGTTCGCGGACGGCCGCATCGCGGTCGCGGGCGATCCGGGCCGCAGCGTGTCGCTCGTCGAGGTGCTCCAGGCGGCGGGCGTCGACAAGGTCGAGGCCGTCGAGGAGGCCGGGCCCGACAAGGACTTCAATCAGAAATACGAGGCCTACACCCACTCGGCGATCTTCGCCGAGGTGAAGGTCGACGAGGAGCTGGGTCAGGTCCGGGTCACCCGCATCGTCTCGGCGATCGCGGCCGGCAAGGTGCTGAACCCGAAGACGGCGCGCAGCCAGATCCTCGGCGGCGTGGTGATGGGGATCGGCTCGGCCCTCGAGGAGGAGTCGATGCTCGACCACCGCATCGGCCGGTTCATGAACCACAACCTCGGCGAGTACCATGTGCCGGTCCACGCCGACATCTACGACATCGACGTGATCTTCGTGGAGGAGGAGGACAAGGCGAACCCGCTGGGCGTGAAGGGGCTCGGCGAGATCGGCATCGTCGGCACCGCGGCCGCCATCGCCAACGCGGTCTTCCACGCCACCGGCAGGCGGGTGCGCGACCTGCCGATCACCGTCGACAAGCTCCTGTGA
- a CDS encoding EamA family transporter: MSPLLESWRFWALAAAGFAALTAILAKVGVAGVPSDVATFVRTAVILVFASAIVVASGQAGGLAQISGRSLVFLVLSGLATGASWLCYFRALSLGDAARVAPIDKLSVVLVAILGATLLGETLSLAAWAGVALIAAGAALVASGL; encoded by the coding sequence GTGAGCCCCCTGCTGGAATCCTGGCGCTTCTGGGCGCTCGCCGCCGCCGGCTTCGCGGCGCTGACCGCGATCCTCGCCAAGGTCGGGGTCGCGGGCGTGCCGTCGGACGTCGCGACCTTCGTGCGCACCGCGGTGATCCTGGTCTTCGCCAGCGCGATCGTGGTCGCCTCCGGGCAGGCCGGCGGCCTCGCGCAGATCTCCGGTCGGAGCCTCGTCTTCCTCGTCCTGTCGGGGCTCGCCACCGGGGCGTCGTGGCTCTGCTACTTCCGCGCGCTGTCGCTGGGCGACGCTGCCCGGGTCGCGCCGATCGACAAGCTCAGCGTCGTGCTGGTGGCGATCCTCGGCGCCACCCTGCTCGGCGAGACCCTCAGCCTCGCCGCCTGGGCCGGCGTCGCGCTGATCGCCGCGGGCGCGGCCCTCGTCGCCTCCGGACTGTGA
- a CDS encoding glutathione S-transferase family protein has protein sequence MIRFFYNLSPNPMKVALCLEEMGLPYEPVPVDTRRGQQFDPAYTAVNPNGKVPAIVDGDVTVFDSNAILMYLAGKTGRFLPEGEPVRGEMLSWLMFVATGIGPFSGQCVHFRHFAQDGSAYATERYAFEARRHWGILDQRLADRPYVLGDTYTIVDMAVWGWARMVPFVLGEGAFGDLPNVKRHLDALNARPAAQAAEALKGRHAFKAEMDAEARGFMFRAVKGAA, from the coding sequence GTGATTCGATTCTTCTACAATCTCAGCCCCAACCCCATGAAGGTCGCCCTCTGCCTCGAGGAGATGGGGCTGCCCTACGAGCCGGTGCCGGTCGACACCCGCAGGGGCCAGCAGTTCGATCCGGCCTACACGGCCGTCAATCCGAATGGGAAGGTGCCGGCGATCGTCGACGGCGACGTCACCGTGTTCGATTCGAACGCGATCCTGATGTACCTGGCGGGCAAGACCGGCCGGTTCCTGCCGGAGGGGGAGCCGGTCCGCGGCGAGATGCTGTCCTGGCTGATGTTCGTGGCGACCGGCATCGGGCCGTTCTCCGGCCAGTGCGTGCATTTCCGCCACTTCGCGCAGGACGGGAGCGCCTACGCCACCGAGCGCTACGCCTTCGAGGCGCGCCGGCACTGGGGCATCCTCGACCAGCGCCTCGCCGACCGCCCCTACGTGCTGGGCGACACCTACACGATCGTCGACATGGCGGTCTGGGGCTGGGCCCGGATGGTGCCCTTCGTCCTCGGCGAGGGCGCCTTCGGGGACCTGCCCAACGTCAAGCGCCACCTCGACGCGCTCAACGCGCGGCCGGCCGCCCAGGCCGCCGAGGCGCTGAAGGGCCGCCACGCCTTCAAGGCGGAGATGGACGCCGAGGCGCGCGGCTTCATGTTCCGCGCCGTGAAGGGCGCCGCCTGA
- a CDS encoding (2Fe-2S)-binding protein, which translates to MRLETQPPVSADTPIGITLTINGQRRELQVAPWTTLLDLLRERLDLTGTKKGCDHGQCGACTVLVNGTRVNSCLTLAVMKDGAEITTVEGLAALGDRAGSNALHPIQEAFIEHDAFQCGYCTPGQLCSSVGLMNEGHAHTRDEIREAMSGNICRCGAYTNIVDAIEDVMQGGAR; encoded by the coding sequence ATGCGCCTCGAGACCCAGCCGCCGGTGTCGGCGGACACGCCGATCGGCATCACGCTGACGATCAACGGGCAGCGGCGCGAACTGCAGGTCGCACCGTGGACCACGCTCCTCGACCTCCTGCGCGAGCGGCTCGACCTCACCGGCACCAAGAAGGGCTGCGACCACGGCCAGTGCGGGGCCTGCACGGTGCTGGTGAACGGCACCCGGGTGAATTCCTGCCTGACGCTGGCGGTGATGAAGGACGGGGCCGAGATCACCACGGTCGAGGGGCTGGCCGCCCTCGGCGACCGGGCGGGCAGCAACGCCCTCCACCCGATCCAGGAGGCGTTCATCGAGCACGACGCCTTCCAGTGCGGCTACTGCACGCCGGGCCAGCTCTGCTCGTCGGTCGGCCTGATGAACGAGGGCCACGCCCACACCCGGGACGAGATCCGCGAGGCGATGAGCGGCAATATCTGCCGCTGCGGCGCCTACACCAACATCGTCGACGCCATCGAGGACGTCATGCAGGGAGGCGCCCGATGA
- a CDS encoding ParA family protein: MDPEGSEPAPETAPRPAAGPLRVLALAVQKGGTGKTTLAASLAVAAAEAGEQVTALDLDPQSSLAGWGALRKADGRSDRARDAVAVDRVQPWEMGQLSEILGILAEQGTTLAVLDTAGSASGLAPALKDADFVLMPVRPSRLDIVAARPTLQALVGLGLRERLALVLNQCPPPPSPRTSAYAAQLRALGVLAEPGIIHRVDHQDALATGLGVTEFAPGSQAAEEVRALWAWVDGKMRSAPAR, encoded by the coding sequence ATGGATCCCGAAGGATCCGAACCGGCGCCGGAGACCGCGCCCCGGCCCGCCGCCGGGCCGCTGCGGGTCCTCGCCCTGGCGGTGCAGAAGGGCGGGACGGGCAAGACCACCCTGGCGGCCTCCCTGGCGGTCGCCGCCGCGGAAGCGGGCGAGCAGGTGACCGCCCTCGATCTCGACCCGCAGAGCTCGCTGGCCGGCTGGGGGGCCCTGCGCAAGGCCGACGGCAGGAGCGACCGCGCGCGCGACGCCGTCGCGGTCGACCGGGTCCAGCCCTGGGAGATGGGCCAGCTCTCGGAGATCCTCGGCATCCTCGCCGAGCAGGGCACGACCCTCGCCGTCCTCGACACTGCCGGCAGCGCGTCCGGCCTCGCGCCGGCCCTGAAGGACGCCGATTTCGTCCTGATGCCGGTCCGCCCCTCCCGGCTCGACATCGTGGCCGCCCGGCCGACGCTCCAGGCGCTGGTCGGACTCGGCCTGCGGGAGCGGCTGGCCCTGGTGCTGAACCAGTGCCCGCCGCCGCCCTCGCCGCGCACCAGCGCCTACGCGGCGCAGCTGCGCGCCCTGGGCGTGCTGGCCGAGCCCGGGATCATCCACCGGGTCGACCACCAGGACGCCCTGGCGACCGGGCTCGGCGTCACGGAATTCGCCCCCGGCAGCCAGGCCGCCGAGGAGGTCCGGGCGCTCTGGGCCTGGGTCGACGGGAAGATGCGGTCGGCGCCCGCCCGCTGA
- a CDS encoding M48 family metalloprotease, with amino-acid sequence MGGITGHIGAGRTRAAGRRTLGAAALGGLALLLGACVADQTEATVRPAVVRVPAEAPRTTGRERAADADHLKLVASFGGEARAPNVTRMLTEVTDRLVKASDRPDQAYTVTLLDSPVVNAFALPNGRLYVTRGLVALASDTSEVAAVLAHEMAHVTLNHATARSELELRSALVSRVVADVLNDPDTGAQLQSQSRFALARFSREQELEADATGVRTLAKAGYDPFAAGRFLAALNRSTGLKAGSAAAPDMLATHPGTAERITQVTRAARRIGAPGIGTDDRAAYLAAVDGLAYGDNPRDGAVRGHRFIHPGLGIAFEVPEGFTLENTRSAVLGTTPDGARRLLFDQIEAKDGQPLEAVLKASWNDALDPAGFETRDVAGHPAAFALSRGKEWTFRLAAIRIGDSTYRMIMAAKGATDPDPAFRRWTATLVAVSPDEAVLRPLRLQVVQATSTSAEDLARRMAVPDRALDRFLVLNGLERGAALVPGRGYKIVAE; translated from the coding sequence ATGGGCGGGATCACGGGGCACATCGGCGCGGGGCGGACCCGCGCGGCGGGGCGGCGCACCCTCGGCGCGGCGGCGTTGGGCGGCCTCGCCCTGCTGCTCGGCGCCTGCGTGGCCGACCAGACCGAGGCGACCGTGCGGCCGGCCGTGGTGCGGGTGCCCGCGGAGGCGCCGCGCACCACCGGCCGCGAGCGCGCCGCCGATGCCGACCACCTCAAGCTCGTGGCCTCCTTCGGGGGCGAGGCCCGGGCCCCCAACGTCACGCGGATGCTGACCGAGGTGACCGACCGCCTCGTGAAGGCCAGCGACCGGCCCGACCAGGCCTACACGGTGACGCTCCTCGACTCGCCGGTGGTCAACGCCTTCGCGCTGCCGAACGGGCGGCTCTACGTCACCCGCGGCCTCGTGGCCCTGGCGAGCGACACCTCCGAGGTGGCCGCCGTGCTGGCGCACGAGATGGCCCACGTGACCCTCAACCACGCCACGGCCCGCAGCGAGCTCGAGCTGCGCTCGGCGCTCGTCAGCCGCGTCGTGGCCGACGTGCTGAACGACCCCGATACCGGCGCGCAGCTGCAGAGCCAGTCGCGCTTCGCCCTCGCCCGGTTCTCCCGCGAGCAGGAGCTGGAGGCGGACGCCACCGGCGTGCGCACCCTGGCCAAGGCCGGCTACGACCCGTTCGCGGCCGGGCGCTTCCTCGCCGCGCTCAACCGCTCCACGGGGCTGAAGGCCGGCAGCGCCGCCGCGCCCGACATGCTGGCGACCCATCCGGGCACGGCCGAGCGCATCACCCAGGTGACCCGCGCGGCCCGCCGCATCGGCGCGCCGGGCATCGGCACCGACGACCGCGCCGCCTACCTCGCGGCGGTGGACGGGCTCGCCTACGGCGACAACCCGCGCGACGGCGCGGTGCGCGGGCACCGCTTCATCCATCCCGGCCTCGGCATCGCCTTCGAGGTGCCGGAGGGCTTCACCCTGGAGAACACCCGCTCGGCGGTGCTCGGGACCACCCCGGACGGCGCCCGGCGCCTGCTGTTCGACCAGATCGAGGCCAAGGACGGCCAGCCCCTCGAGGCGGTGCTCAAGGCGAGCTGGAACGACGCCCTCGACCCGGCCGGCTTCGAGACCCGGGACGTCGCGGGCCACCCCGCGGCCTTCGCGCTGTCGCGGGGGAAGGAGTGGACCTTCCGCCTTGCGGCCATCCGGATCGGCGACTCGACCTACCGGATGATCATGGCCGCCAAGGGCGCCACCGATCCCGACCCGGCCTTCCGCCGCTGGACCGCGACCCTCGTCGCCGTGTCGCCCGACGAGGCGGTCCTGCGCCCCCTGCGGCTGCAGGTGGTGCAGGCGACCTCGACCAGCGCCGAGGACCTCGCCCGCCGCATGGCGGTGCCCGATCGGGCGCTCGACCGGTTCCTCGTCCTCAACGGGCTGGAGCGGGGCGCCGCGCTGGTGCCGGGACGCGGCTACAAGATCGTCGCGGAATAG
- a CDS encoding FAD binding domain-containing protein, which yields MNRFDYVRAGTVAEAVQAFGAGARFIAGGTNLIDLMKYEVEKPGRLIDITRLPLDRIEDSGDGLRIGALVTNAKAAYDDRVAARYPLLRNAILAGASAQLRNAASTGGNLLQRTRCYYFYDVATPCNKRAPGSGCPAIGGMNRIHAIFGTSAHCIATHPSDMCIALAALEATVRVSGPQGDRSIPFSEFHRLPGDSPERDTNLAPGEIIVSVDLPESRFPQHYTYLKLRDRLSYAFALVSVAAALELDGDRVKTARLALGGVAHKPWRNREAEALLEGKPATRESFQAAADLIVAEAKPQSENGFKIDLARRAIVRGLEQAAAGTPQSLSDKRIQ from the coding sequence ATGAACCGCTTCGACTACGTCCGCGCCGGCACGGTGGCGGAGGCGGTGCAGGCCTTCGGGGCCGGGGCCCGCTTCATCGCCGGCGGCACCAACCTGATCGACCTGATGAAGTACGAGGTCGAGAAGCCGGGCCGGCTGATCGACATCACCCGCCTGCCCCTCGACCGGATCGAGGACAGCGGGGACGGCCTGCGGATCGGGGCGCTCGTGACCAACGCCAAGGCGGCCTACGACGATCGGGTCGCGGCCCGGTACCCGCTCCTGCGCAACGCCATCCTGGCCGGCGCCTCGGCGCAGCTGCGCAACGCCGCCTCCACGGGCGGCAACCTGCTCCAGCGGACCCGCTGCTACTATTTCTACGACGTGGCCACGCCCTGCAACAAGCGCGCGCCCGGCTCCGGCTGCCCGGCGATCGGCGGGATGAACCGCATCCACGCGATCTTCGGGACGAGCGCGCACTGCATCGCCACCCACCCCTCCGACATGTGCATCGCGCTGGCCGCCCTGGAGGCCACCGTGCGGGTGAGCGGACCGCAGGGCGACCGGTCGATCCCGTTCTCCGAGTTCCACCGCCTGCCGGGGGATTCGCCCGAGCGGGACACGAACCTCGCCCCCGGCGAGATCATCGTGTCGGTCGACCTGCCGGAGAGCCGCTTCCCGCAGCACTACACCTACCTGAAGCTGCGCGACCGCCTGTCCTACGCCTTCGCGCTGGTCTCGGTGGCGGCGGCCCTGGAACTCGACGGCGACCGGGTGAAGACCGCGCGGCTGGCGCTCGGCGGCGTCGCCCACAAGCCCTGGCGCAACCGCGAGGCCGAGGCCCTGCTGGAGGGCAAGCCCGCGACCCGCGAGAGCTTCCAGGCGGCGGCCGACCTGATCGTCGCGGAGGCCAAGCCCCAGTCGGAGAACGGCTTCAAGATCGATCTCGCCCGGCGCGCCATCGTGCGCGGCCTCGAGCAGGCCGCCGCCGGCACGCCCCAGTCGCTCAGCGACAAGCGCATCCAGTAG
- a CDS encoding helix-turn-helix domain-containing protein — protein sequence MAGQKTDQRDVYVGQRIAEQRRKASLTQRRVAQSFGMSAAQLQKYEKGTNRISAVHLDIFSRMTGVPMDYFFKGMPRNDDFIAPGFSEREQSTLSEAGLKGLAEVVGRHITENFSEEARRDVADAIRALESKLGG from the coding sequence ATGGCGGGCCAGAAGACCGATCAGCGCGACGTCTATGTCGGGCAACGCATCGCCGAGCAGCGCCGCAAGGCATCGCTCACACAGCGCCGCGTCGCGCAGAGCTTCGGTATGTCTGCAGCTCAGCTCCAGAAGTACGAGAAGGGAACCAACCGGATCAGCGCCGTCCATCTCGACATCTTCTCGCGCATGACCGGCGTGCCGATGGATTACTTCTTCAAAGGGATGCCCCGGAACGATGACTTCATCGCGCCGGGCTTCAGCGAGCGCGAGCAGTCGACCCTGTCGGAAGCCGGGTTGAAGGGGCTGGCGGAAGTCGTGGGCCGCCACATCACCGAGAACTTCTCCGAGGAGGCGCGCCGCGACGTGGCCGACGCCATCCGGGCCCTCGAGAGCAAGCTCGGCGGCTGA
- a CDS encoding thermonuclease family protein has translation MRGRAAVVRGRPLATSMATLMAAALAAAAPCPARAASRAGPSACATGPARDEVVAEIGPRGEIRMVSGLRAVLDSLRWPDTPEAASAARAWLETRRGARVTVVPRGQPDRWDRARADLLVAEGDIAEGADLAGADLAGGLIGAGLAYADAGEADSLCRPGLRLVEAAARARGLGLWGVALPAAQDGPALRAKAGHFVVAEGRIRHVGERGARTYLDFAARGTDGLTVTVSKRTWRMMRARGLSAASLEGRRVRVRGLLEVRRGPTLEVALDGLETLEETDRPEADPEGERGLRR, from the coding sequence ATGCGCGGGCGCGCGGCGGTCGTGCGGGGACGCCCGCTGGCGACCTCGATGGCGACCTTGATGGCGGCGGCGCTCGCCGCGGCGGCGCCCTGTCCGGCACGCGCCGCGTCGCGCGCCGGGCCGTCGGCGTGCGCGACCGGGCCGGCGCGCGACGAGGTGGTGGCGGAAATCGGGCCCCGCGGGGAGATCCGTATGGTCTCGGGCCTCCGGGCGGTGCTGGACTCGCTGCGCTGGCCGGACACGCCGGAGGCCGCGTCCGCCGCGCGGGCCTGGCTCGAGACCCGGCGGGGCGCCCGGGTCACGGTGGTTCCCCGCGGGCAGCCCGACCGGTGGGACCGCGCGCGGGCCGACCTCCTGGTCGCGGAGGGCGACATCGCGGAGGGCGCGGATCTGGCGGGCGCGGATCTGGCGGGCGGCCTCATCGGGGCCGGGCTGGCATACGCGGACGCGGGCGAGGCCGATTCGCTGTGCCGGCCCGGCCTGCGCCTCGTGGAGGCGGCCGCCCGCGCGCGCGGGCTCGGCCTCTGGGGCGTCGCGCTCCCGGCGGCGCAGGACGGTCCGGCGCTCCGGGCGAAGGCCGGACATTTCGTCGTCGCGGAGGGCCGAATCCGCCATGTCGGCGAGCGCGGCGCGCGCACCTATCTCGATTTCGCGGCCCGCGGCACGGACGGCCTCACGGTGACGGTATCGAAACGCACTTGGCGAATGATGCGCGCCCGTGGTTTGAGTGCGGCCTCGCTCGAGGGCCGGCGCGTGCGGGTGCGCGGCCTCCTGGAGGTCCGGCGCGGCCCGACCCTGGAGGTCGCCCTCGACGGGCTCGAGACGCTCGAGGAGACGGACCGGCCGGAGGCCGATCCGGAGGGGGAACGGGGATTGCGGCGCTGA
- a CDS encoding M20/M25/M40 family metallo-hydrolase — protein sequence MAALDAILNDIDTDLENALERLFAFLRIPSISTDPAYAGHCREAAAWLAQDLTALGFETSVEETSLHPVVLAHRPKPGAPHVLFYGHYDVQPVDPLDLWKTPPFEPHIADDGQGGKTIVGRGASDDKGQVMTFVEACRAYIAMHGELPCGVTILIEGAEESGSQGLPEWVAANRERLGCDVVLVCDTGMWDRKTPAITSSLRGLAYFEVKVTCADRDLHSGFFGGAARNPIHVLSKIIADLHDADGRVTIPGFYEGVHERPPELLEQWRGLGLTPETLLGPIGLKEPAGERGRMPIELVQSRPSCDANGIIGGYTGEGTKTVIASTASAKVSFRLVDDQDPKRLAESFEAFVRARVPADCQVEVITYKGSRAISLPFDMPQLGAAKAALQDEWGVPAVTVGAGGSIPIVGDFKRILGRDTLLIGFGLDDDRIHSPNEKYDLTSFHKGTRSWARILAALGQG from the coding sequence ATGGCCGCGCTCGACGCGATCCTCAACGACATCGACACGGACCTGGAGAACGCCCTGGAGCGGCTGTTCGCCTTCCTGCGGATCCCGTCGATCTCCACCGATCCCGCCTATGCCGGGCATTGCCGCGAGGCCGCCGCCTGGCTCGCCCAGGACCTGACCGCGCTGGGCTTCGAGACCTCGGTGGAGGAGACCTCGCTCCACCCGGTGGTCCTGGCCCACCGGCCGAAGCCGGGAGCGCCGCACGTCCTGTTCTACGGCCATTACGACGTGCAACCGGTCGATCCCCTCGACCTGTGGAAGACGCCGCCCTTCGAGCCGCACATCGCTGACGACGGCCAGGGCGGCAAGACGATCGTCGGGCGCGGCGCCTCCGACGACAAGGGTCAGGTGATGACCTTCGTGGAGGCATGCCGGGCCTATATCGCCATGCACGGCGAGTTGCCTTGCGGCGTCACGATCCTGATCGAGGGCGCCGAGGAGAGTGGATCACAAGGCCTGCCCGAATGGGTCGCGGCCAACCGCGAGAGACTCGGCTGCGACGTGGTCCTCGTCTGCGACACCGGCATGTGGGACCGGAAGACCCCGGCCATCACGTCGTCGCTGCGCGGGCTCGCCTATTTCGAGGTGAAGGTCACCTGCGCCGACCGCGACCTGCATTCCGGCTTCTTCGGCGGCGCGGCGCGCAACCCGATCCACGTTCTGTCGAAGATCATCGCCGACCTGCACGACGCGGACGGGCGGGTGACGATCCCGGGCTTCTACGAGGGCGTTCACGAGCGCCCGCCGGAGTTGCTGGAGCAGTGGCGCGGCCTCGGCCTGACGCCGGAGACGCTGCTCGGGCCGATCGGCCTCAAGGAGCCCGCGGGCGAGCGCGGGCGGATGCCGATCGAGCTGGTGCAGTCCCGCCCCTCCTGCGACGCCAACGGCATCATCGGCGGCTATACGGGCGAGGGCACCAAGACGGTGATCGCCTCCACCGCCTCTGCCAAGGTCTCGTTCCGCCTCGTGGACGACCAGGACCCGAAGCGGCTCGCCGAGAGCTTCGAGGCCTTCGTGCGCGCGCGGGTGCCGGCCGACTGCCAGGTCGAGGTCATCACCTACAAGGGCTCGCGGGCGATCAGCCTGCCCTTCGACATGCCGCAGCTCGGGGCCGCCAAGGCGGCGCTGCAGGACGAGTGGGGCGTGCCGGCGGTGACCGTGGGCGCGGGCGGCTCGATCCCGATCGTCGGCGACTTCAAGCGGATCCTGGGGCGCGACACCCTGCTGATCGGCTTCGGCCTCGACGACGACCGGATCCACTCGCCGAACGAGAAGTACGACCTGACGAGCTTCCACAAGGGCACGCGCTCCTGGGCGCGGATCCTCGCGGCCCTCGGCCAGGGCTGA